One genomic segment of Pseudomonas chlororaphis subsp. aurantiaca includes these proteins:
- the yrfG gene encoding GMP/IMP nucleotidase has translation MPLLPWRDIDTVLLDMDGTLLDLHYDNHFWMEHLPQRYAELHGVSRAMAEMELQPLFERNAGQLQWYCLDFWSAELKLPVRELKLETAHLIALRPDADIFLAAIKQAGKRVVLITNAHRDSLSLKLEKVELAPYFERLISSHDYGFAKENPQFWDALQADIDFDPARSLFIDDTLPILRSARNFGVAHLLAVSEPDSRKGPKDTAEFAALGDYRELIEGL, from the coding sequence ATGCCCTTACTGCCCTGGCGCGACATCGATACCGTTCTGCTGGATATGGACGGGACCTTGCTGGACCTGCACTACGACAACCACTTCTGGATGGAGCACCTGCCCCAGCGCTATGCCGAGCTGCATGGCGTCAGCCGCGCCATGGCGGAAATGGAACTGCAGCCGCTGTTCGAACGTAACGCCGGACAATTGCAGTGGTATTGCCTGGACTTCTGGAGCGCCGAGCTGAAGTTGCCGGTGCGCGAACTGAAGCTGGAGACCGCCCACCTGATCGCCCTGCGCCCGGACGCCGACATCTTTCTCGCGGCGATCAAGCAGGCCGGCAAACGCGTGGTGCTGATCACCAATGCGCACCGCGACTCGTTGTCATTGAAGTTGGAAAAAGTCGAGCTGGCACCCTACTTCGAACGTTTGATCAGTTCCCACGATTACGGCTTCGCCAAGGAGAACCCGCAGTTCTGGGATGCGCTGCAAGCAGATATCGACTTCGATCCGGCACGCAGCCTGTTTATCGACGACACCCTGCCAATCCTGCGCAGCGCGCGGAATTTCGGCGTGGCCCATTTGTTGGCGGTGAGTGAACCGGATAGCCGCAAGGGGCCGAAAGACACCGCGGAGTTTGCCGCGCTGGGGGATTATCGAGAATTGATCGAGGGACTGTAG
- a CDS encoding YiiD C-terminal domain-containing protein, with product MNRDSRHLESILHHDIPLTRDMGLKVLDWHAHELRLQLPLEANVNHKSTMFGGSLYCGAVLAGWGWLHLRLKEAGIDDGHIVIQEGQINYPLPVTSDATAICAAPSEEVWHRFISMYERYGRARLILHTRVVNAGSDEDAVRFTGQYVLHR from the coding sequence ATGAACCGCGACAGTCGTCACCTGGAATCCATCCTCCATCACGACATTCCCCTGACGCGGGACATGGGCCTGAAAGTGCTCGACTGGCACGCACATGAGCTGCGCCTGCAACTGCCGCTGGAAGCCAACGTCAACCACAAGAGCACCATGTTCGGCGGCAGCCTGTATTGCGGCGCGGTGCTGGCCGGCTGGGGCTGGCTGCACCTGCGGTTGAAAGAAGCGGGGATCGACGACGGGCACATCGTGATTCAGGAAGGGCAGATCAACTACCCACTGCCGGTGACCAGCGACGCCACGGCCATCTGCGCCGCGCCGAGCGAAGAGGTCTGGCACCGGTTTATCAGCATGTATGAGCGCTACGGCCGCGCGCGGCTGATCCTGCACACCCGGGTGGTGAATGCCGGCAGCGATGAAGATGCGGTGCGCTTTACCGGGCAATACGTGTTGCATCGGTAA
- the fdhD gene encoding formate dehydrogenase accessory sulfurtransferase FdhD, with protein MKPQRPACATPTAKTPAPAASQNYRYSNLDHTESASTALAEEVALAIAYNGISQAVMLVTPSDLEDFIVGFSLGSGIIGDASDIYDLQLSGSGSAQYAQVQISSRAFWNLKQQRRQLAGTSGCGLCGVEAVEQALPDLKVLPGAPLPPAQWLDGLRQRISAFQPLGQHSGAVHAAVFMNAQGELLLGREDIGRHNALDKLIGALIRQNIPTAGGVVIVTSRCSLELIQKVLRAGIQTLVSLSAPTGLALQWARRHNLNLIHLPQKSAPRVYSPAMEKQA; from the coding sequence ATGAAACCCCAGCGCCCGGCTTGCGCGACGCCCACTGCGAAAACGCCCGCGCCCGCCGCCAGTCAGAACTACCGCTACAGCAACCTCGACCACACGGAATCGGCCAGTACCGCGCTCGCCGAGGAAGTCGCGCTGGCGATCGCCTATAACGGCATCAGCCAGGCCGTGATGCTGGTCACCCCCAGCGACCTGGAAGACTTCATCGTCGGCTTCAGCCTCGGCAGCGGCATCATCGGCGACGCGTCGGACATCTACGACCTGCAACTGAGCGGCAGCGGTTCGGCCCAGTACGCCCAGGTACAGATCTCCAGCCGTGCCTTCTGGAACCTCAAGCAGCAACGCCGGCAACTGGCCGGTACCAGCGGTTGCGGCCTGTGCGGCGTGGAAGCCGTGGAGCAGGCCCTGCCGGACCTCAAGGTGCTGCCCGGCGCGCCGTTGCCGCCGGCCCAATGGCTCGATGGCCTGCGCCAGCGCATCAGCGCCTTCCAGCCCCTGGGCCAGCACTCCGGCGCGGTGCATGCGGCGGTGTTCATGAACGCCCAGGGCGAGTTGCTGCTGGGCCGTGAAGATATCGGCCGGCACAACGCCCTGGACAAGCTGATCGGTGCGTTGATCCGCCAGAACATACCTACTGCCGGCGGCGTGGTCATCGTCACCAGCCGTTGCAGCCTGGAACTGATCCAGAAAGTCCTGCGTGCCGGCATCCAGACCCTGGTCAGCCTGTCGGCGCCCACCGGCCTGGCCCTGCAATGGGCACGCCGGCACAACCTCAACCTCATTCACCTGCCGCAAAAAAGTGCGCCACGGGTCTACAGCCCTGCGATGGAGAAACAAGCGTGA
- the nudE gene encoding ADP compounds hydrolase NudE, giving the protein MRQKPTVLAREIVATSRLFCVEAVQLRFSNGVERTYERLVGKGAGYGAVMIVAMLDADHAVLVEEYCGGTDAYELSLPKGLIEPGEDVLAAAERELKEEAGFGARQLEHLTELSLSPGYMSQKIQVVLATDLYEERLEGDEPEPMRVDKINLRELSSLAQNPQFTEGRALAALYLARDLLTQRGAFQA; this is encoded by the coding sequence ATGCGCCAGAAACCCACCGTACTCGCTCGCGAGATCGTCGCCACCAGCCGTCTGTTTTGCGTCGAAGCGGTGCAACTGCGCTTTTCCAACGGTGTGGAGCGCACCTACGAGCGCCTGGTGGGCAAGGGCGCGGGCTACGGCGCAGTGATGATCGTGGCGATGCTCGATGCCGATCACGCGGTGCTGGTCGAGGAATATTGCGGCGGCACCGACGCCTACGAGCTGTCGCTGCCCAAGGGCCTGATCGAGCCCGGCGAGGATGTGCTGGCGGCGGCCGAGCGTGAGCTCAAGGAGGAGGCCGGTTTTGGCGCGCGGCAGCTGGAACACCTGACCGAGTTGTCGTTGTCCCCCGGTTACATGAGCCAGAAGATCCAGGTGGTGCTGGCCACCGACCTCTACGAAGAACGGCTGGAGGGCGACGAGCCCGAGCCGATGCGCGTGGACAAGATCAACCTGCGCGAGCTGTCGAGCCTGGCGCAGAACCCACAATTTACCGAAGGTCGCGCCCTGGCCGCGTTGTACCTGGCCCGCGACCTGCTGACCCAGCGCGGTGCCTTTCAAGCATGA
- the lysM gene encoding peptidoglycan-binding protein LysM, translating to MSIFSFVKEAGEKLIDLLTPGNANASEQLKEHIAKVGLGNPNVQATVEGDKVIVTGEVASQEEKEKILLAVGNIEGVGSVDDQITVTGPVAAAARFVTVKKGDTLSAISKAVYGDANKYNKIFEANKPLLSHPDKIYPGQVLRIPE from the coding sequence ATGAGTATTTTTAGCTTTGTGAAAGAAGCGGGCGAAAAGCTTATTGATTTGTTGACGCCGGGTAACGCCAATGCGAGCGAACAGTTGAAGGAGCACATCGCCAAGGTCGGCCTGGGTAACCCCAACGTCCAGGCTACCGTGGAAGGCGACAAGGTCATCGTGACCGGAGAAGTGGCCAGTCAGGAAGAGAAGGAAAAGATTCTGCTGGCAGTGGGCAATATCGAAGGTGTCGGCAGCGTGGACGACCAGATCACCGTCACCGGTCCTGTGGCTGCCGCCGCGCGTTTCGTCACCGTGAAGAAAGGCGACACCCTCAGCGCCATTTCCAAGGCCGTGTACGGCGACGCCAACAAGTACAACAAGATCTTCGAGGCCAACAAGCCGCTGCTGTCGCACCCGGATAAGATCTATCCGGGCCAGGTACTGCGCATTCCTGAGTAA
- a CDS encoding acyl-CoA thioesterase, whose translation MTDRMPQRTDYRHFQPIITRWHDNDVYGHVNNVTYYSFFDTAVNTYLIEEGGLDIHDGEVVGFVVSSACDYFASIAFPERIEIGLRVGKLGNSSVQYELAVFKAGETDACAAGRFVHVFVDRASNQPVGIPAGLRAALECLLM comes from the coding sequence ATAACCGACCGCATGCCGCAACGCACCGACTACCGCCACTTCCAGCCCATCATCACGCGCTGGCACGACAACGATGTGTACGGTCATGTGAATAACGTCACCTACTACAGCTTCTTCGACACGGCAGTGAACACCTACCTGATCGAAGAGGGTGGCCTGGATATCCATGACGGTGAGGTGGTGGGCTTCGTGGTGAGTTCGGCCTGCGATTACTTTGCCTCGATCGCTTTTCCCGAGCGCATCGAGATCGGCCTGCGCGTCGGCAAACTGGGCAACAGTTCGGTGCAGTACGAGCTGGCGGTGTTCAAGGCGGGAGAAACCGATGCCTGCGCGGCGGGGCGCTTCGTGCATGTGTTCGTCGATCGGGCATCGAATCAGCCGGTGGGGATTCCCGCCGGGCTGCGTGCAGCGCTGGAATGCTTGCTGATGTAA
- a CDS encoding LysR family transcriptional regulator, producing MDIKQLKFLIALDETRHFGQAAARCHITQPTLSMRLRNLEEELELPLVNRGQRFEGFTAPGERVLAWARSVLAAYDGLQAEAAACRGNLVGTLRLGVVPLSSFDPLPLMQRLHQAHPNVRFELSALSSEQILEQLASNRLDIGVSYLERLDSERFESLALGETRMGLLYDQRFFSFGEQPLSWEAVIELPLGMLTSGMHFRQSIDHNFHSRGLTPQPLLQTDAVHQLLQAVHGGLCCAIMPLDGGLEALTEHLRLQPIEDANTLAHLGLIMRRSAPRSALAEACFALQQKSPSES from the coding sequence ATGGACATCAAACAGCTGAAATTCCTCATCGCTCTCGACGAAACCCGTCACTTCGGCCAGGCCGCTGCGCGCTGCCACATCACCCAGCCAACCCTGTCCATGCGCTTGCGCAACCTCGAGGAAGAACTCGAGCTGCCGCTGGTCAACCGCGGCCAGCGTTTCGAAGGGTTCACCGCCCCCGGGGAACGGGTGCTGGCCTGGGCCCGCAGCGTGCTGGCCGCCTACGACGGGCTACAGGCCGAGGCAGCCGCCTGTCGCGGCAATCTGGTCGGTACCCTGCGCCTGGGGGTGGTACCGCTGTCGAGCTTCGACCCGCTGCCGTTGATGCAGCGCCTGCACCAGGCGCACCCGAATGTGCGCTTCGAGTTGTCGGCCCTGAGTTCCGAGCAGATCCTCGAACAGCTGGCGAGCAATCGCCTGGATATCGGCGTTTCCTATCTGGAGCGCCTGGACAGCGAACGCTTCGAATCCCTGGCCCTCGGCGAAACCCGGATGGGCCTGCTCTACGACCAACGCTTCTTCAGCTTCGGCGAGCAGCCCCTGAGCTGGGAGGCCGTGATCGAACTGCCGCTGGGTATGCTGACCAGCGGCATGCATTTTCGCCAGTCCATCGACCATAACTTCCACAGTCGCGGCCTCACCCCACAACCGCTGCTGCAGACCGATGCCGTGCATCAACTGTTGCAAGCCGTACATGGCGGCCTGTGCTGCGCGATCATGCCGCTGGACGGCGGCCTGGAAGCCCTCACCGAACACCTGCGCCTGCAGCCCATAGAAGACGCCAACACCCTGGCGCACCTGGGCCTGATCATGCGCCGCAGCGCACCGCGCTCGGCCCTGGCCGAGGCGTGCTTCGCCCTGCAGCAGAAATCACCGAGCGAGTCTTGA
- a CDS encoding FdhF/YdeP family oxidoreductase gives MTTHHQADQTPTPRYKPYKGPAGGWGALISVAQAWLTSDNALKNLRMMLKTNQNGGFDCPGCAWGDSPESGMVKFCENGAKAVNWEATKRRVDGKFFAKHSVSSLLEQSDYWLEYQGRLTEPLSYDAETDRYKPISWEAAFALIGKHLRALPSPDMAEFYTSGRASNEAAYLYQLFVRAYGTNNFPDCSNMCHEASGVALAQSVGVGKGTVTFDDFEHADAIFVWGQNPGTNHPRMLEPLREAVKRGAQVVCINPLKERGLERFQHPQHPIEMLTNGNKPTNTAYFRPALGGDMAVVRGMAKFLLQWERDAQKTGAPAVFDHDFLNEHTAAVLDYLSVIDDTPWDDIVEQSGLTLVEIERAARMYAKGKNVIMCWAMGITQHRHSVPTIQEIANLMLLRGNIGRPGAGLCPVRGHSNVQGDRTMGINEQPPVAFLDALERRFQFKVPRKNGHNVVEAIHAMLEGRSKVFIGLGGNFAQATPDSPRTFQALRNCDLTVQISTKLNRSHLAHGKEALILPCLGRTDIDLQSEGAQAVTVEDSFSMVHASNGQLQPLSPQMRSEPSILAGIAAATLGSHPMDWNWLVADYSRIRDLIADTIPGFKDFNERVKNPGGFYLGNSAGARRWNTPSGRANFRPNLLPKDLVHERTRATGQLPDLIMQSMRSHDQYNTTIYGLDDRYRGVKGQRDVLFVNEADIIRLGFKPGQKADIVSLWDDGRERRVKGFTLLAFDIPAGQAAAYYPEVNPLVPLESIGDGSYTPTSKFVAIRLEAASDSGLIMARSA, from the coding sequence GTGACCACTCATCATCAAGCCGACCAGACACCTACCCCGCGCTACAAGCCCTACAAGGGCCCGGCCGGCGGCTGGGGCGCGCTCATCAGCGTCGCCCAGGCCTGGCTGACGAGTGACAACGCCCTGAAAAACCTCCGCATGATGCTCAAGACCAACCAGAACGGCGGCTTCGACTGCCCGGGCTGTGCCTGGGGCGATTCGCCGGAAAGCGGCATGGTCAAGTTCTGCGAGAACGGCGCCAAGGCGGTGAACTGGGAAGCCACCAAACGCCGCGTGGATGGCAAGTTCTTCGCCAAGCACAGCGTCAGCTCGCTGCTGGAGCAGAGCGACTACTGGCTCGAATACCAGGGCCGCCTGACCGAGCCCCTGAGCTACGACGCCGAGACCGACCGCTATAAGCCCATCAGTTGGGAAGCGGCTTTCGCCCTGATCGGCAAGCACCTGCGAGCACTGCCCAGCCCGGACATGGCCGAGTTCTACACCTCGGGCCGCGCCAGCAACGAAGCGGCATACCTGTACCAGCTGTTCGTGCGCGCCTACGGCACCAACAATTTCCCCGACTGCTCGAACATGTGCCACGAAGCCAGCGGCGTGGCCCTGGCGCAAAGCGTCGGCGTCGGCAAAGGCACCGTGACCTTCGACGACTTCGAGCATGCCGATGCGATTTTCGTCTGGGGCCAGAACCCCGGCACCAACCACCCGCGGATGCTCGAGCCGCTGCGCGAAGCGGTGAAACGCGGGGCCCAGGTGGTCTGCATCAACCCGCTGAAAGAGCGCGGCCTGGAGCGCTTCCAGCATCCGCAGCACCCGATCGAAATGCTCACCAACGGCAACAAACCGACCAATACCGCTTATTTCCGCCCGGCCCTGGGCGGCGACATGGCGGTGGTGCGCGGCATGGCCAAGTTCCTCCTGCAATGGGAACGCGACGCCCAGAAGACTGGCGCGCCGGCGGTGTTCGATCACGACTTCCTCAACGAACACACCGCCGCCGTGCTGGATTACCTGAGCGTCATCGACGACACCCCATGGGACGACATCGTCGAGCAGTCCGGCCTGACCCTGGTGGAGATCGAGCGCGCGGCGCGCATGTACGCCAAGGGCAAGAACGTGATCATGTGCTGGGCCATGGGCATCACCCAGCATCGCCATTCGGTGCCGACCATCCAGGAAATCGCCAACCTGATGCTGCTGCGCGGCAATATCGGCCGTCCGGGCGCCGGCCTGTGCCCGGTGCGCGGCCACAGCAACGTGCAGGGCGACCGCACCATGGGCATCAACGAACAGCCGCCGGTGGCCTTCCTCGACGCCCTGGAGCGACGTTTCCAGTTCAAGGTGCCGCGCAAGAACGGCCATAACGTAGTCGAGGCGATCCACGCCATGCTCGAAGGCCGTTCGAAAGTCTTCATCGGCCTGGGCGGCAACTTCGCCCAGGCCACCCCGGACAGCCCGCGGACTTTCCAGGCCCTGCGCAACTGCGACCTGACCGTGCAGATCAGCACCAAGCTCAACCGCAGCCACCTGGCCCACGGCAAGGAAGCACTGATCCTGCCGTGCCTGGGCCGCACTGACATCGACCTGCAGAGCGAAGGCGCGCAAGCGGTAACCGTGGAAGACTCCTTCAGCATGGTCCACGCCTCCAACGGCCAGTTGCAGCCGCTGTCGCCGCAGATGCGTTCGGAGCCGTCGATCCTCGCCGGCATCGCCGCCGCTACCCTGGGCAGCCACCCGATGGACTGGAACTGGCTGGTGGCCGATTACAGCCGCATCCGCGACCTGATCGCCGACACCATTCCCGGCTTCAAGGACTTCAACGAACGGGTGAAAAACCCTGGCGGCTTCTACCTCGGCAACTCGGCCGGCGCGCGGCGCTGGAACACTCCGTCAGGCCGCGCCAATTTCCGCCCGAACCTGCTGCCCAAGGATCTGGTGCATGAGCGCACCCGCGCCACCGGGCAGTTGCCGGACCTGATCATGCAGTCGATGCGTTCCCACGATCAGTACAACACCACCATCTACGGCCTGGACGACCGCTATCGTGGCGTGAAGGGCCAGCGCGACGTGCTGTTCGTCAACGAAGCCGACATCATCCGCCTGGGCTTCAAACCGGGACAGAAAGCCGACATCGTTTCGTTGTGGGATGACGGCCGCGAACGTCGGGTCAAGGGCTTCACCCTGCTGGCCTTCGATATTCCGGCGGGGCAGGCCGCGGCCTATTACCCAGAAGTGAACCCACTGGTGCCGCTGGAAAGCATCGGGGATGGCAGTTACACCCCGACCTCGAAGTTCGTCGCGATCCGCCTGGAAGCGGCCAGCGACAGCGGCTTGATCATGGCCCGGTCGGCCTGA
- a CDS encoding glycine zipper domain-containing protein, which yields MKFSSILLLSLGLVSGIASAGGTTEAGVGGALGGVLGSVVGQSIGGSTGSTIGAALGGAGGSAVGADRRSRGEAAIGGALGAAGGNVVGRSVGGTTGSLIGAAAGGGVGGALGNHMGNSSDRDDRRYRDYDDDRRYYRDGHPGRGHAYGHRKHKRHWRD from the coding sequence ATGAAGTTCTCCTCGATTCTCTTGTTGTCCCTTGGCCTGGTCAGTGGCATCGCCTCTGCCGGCGGCACCACAGAAGCAGGCGTGGGCGGCGCATTGGGCGGGGTTCTAGGCTCGGTCGTCGGTCAGTCGATTGGTGGTAGCACCGGTTCGACCATCGGTGCGGCCCTGGGCGGCGCGGGCGGCAGTGCCGTGGGTGCCGACAGACGCAGCCGTGGCGAAGCCGCTATCGGTGGTGCGCTGGGCGCAGCCGGCGGTAACGTGGTCGGTCGCAGCGTGGGGGGCACCACTGGCAGCCTGATCGGCGCAGCAGCAGGCGGTGGCGTCGGCGGCGCGCTGGGTAACCACATGGGCAACTCCAGCGATCGTGACGATCGCCGCTACCGCGACTATGACGACGACCGTCGCTACTACCGCGACGGCCACCCAGGTCGTGGCCATGCCTACGGGCATCGCAAGCACAAACGTCACTGGCGCGACTAA
- a CDS encoding sigma-54-dependent transcriptional regulator yields the protein MSTPITSDVQVVLIDDDPHLRQALSQTLDLAGLKILPLGEAQGLATRLERDWPGVVVSDIRMPGMDGLELLSELHGQDPELPVLLITGHGDVPLAVQAMRAGAYDFLEKPFASDALLDSVRRALALRRLVLDNRSLRLALSDRQELSARLVGLSAPMRRLREQIGALAATKADVLILGETGAGKEVVARALHDLSSRRNGPFVAINAGALAESVVESELFGHEPGAFTGAQKRRIGKFEFANGGTLFLDEIESMSLDVQVKLLRMLQERVVERLGGNQLIPLDIRIIAATKEDLRQAADQGRFRADLYYRLNVAPLRIPPLRERGEDALLLFQHFADEASARHGLPPHELQPGQRALLLRHNWPGNVRELQNAAERFALGLELALDNSAPDGTPQPAPTRVEGGLSEQVENFEKSLIAAELARSHNSLRSLAEALGIPRKTLHDKLRKHGLSFGDSSASSGSDDID from the coding sequence ATGAGTACACCGATCACCAGCGACGTGCAGGTAGTGCTGATCGACGACGATCCGCACCTGCGCCAGGCCCTGAGCCAGACCCTGGACCTGGCCGGGCTGAAGATCCTGCCGCTGGGTGAAGCCCAGGGCCTGGCCACGCGCCTGGAGCGCGACTGGCCGGGCGTAGTGGTCAGCGACATCCGCATGCCCGGCATGGACGGCCTCGAGCTGCTCAGCGAGCTGCACGGCCAGGACCCTGAGCTGCCAGTGCTGTTGATCACCGGCCACGGCGATGTGCCGCTGGCGGTGCAGGCGATGCGCGCCGGGGCTTATGACTTCCTGGAGAAACCCTTCGCCAGCGATGCCCTGCTCGACAGCGTGCGCCGGGCCCTGGCGCTGCGCCGCCTGGTCCTGGACAACCGCAGCCTGCGCCTGGCCCTGAGCGACCGCCAGGAGCTCAGCGCGCGGCTGGTCGGGCTGTCCGCGCCGATGCGGCGTCTGCGCGAGCAGATCGGCGCCCTGGCGGCGACCAAGGCCGACGTGCTGATCCTCGGCGAGACCGGCGCCGGCAAGGAAGTGGTGGCGCGAGCGCTGCACGACCTGTCGAGTCGGCGCAACGGTCCGTTCGTGGCGATCAACGCCGGCGCCCTGGCCGAATCGGTGGTCGAAAGCGAACTGTTCGGCCACGAGCCGGGGGCCTTTACCGGCGCGCAGAAACGCCGCATCGGCAAGTTCGAATTCGCCAACGGCGGCACGCTGTTCCTCGATGAAATCGAAAGCATGAGCCTGGATGTACAGGTCAAGCTGCTGCGCATGCTGCAGGAGCGGGTGGTGGAGCGCCTGGGCGGCAATCAACTGATCCCGCTGGACATCCGCATCATCGCCGCGACCAAGGAAGACCTGCGCCAGGCGGCCGACCAGGGACGCTTCCGCGCCGACCTCTACTACCGCCTGAATGTCGCGCCGCTGCGCATTCCACCGTTGCGCGAGCGCGGCGAAGACGCCTTGCTTCTGTTCCAGCATTTCGCTGACGAGGCCAGCGCCCGCCACGGCCTGCCGCCCCACGAACTGCAACCGGGGCAACGCGCCCTGCTGCTGCGCCACAACTGGCCGGGCAATGTGCGCGAACTGCAGAACGCCGCCGAACGCTTCGCCCTCGGCCTGGAGCTGGCCCTGGACAACAGCGCGCCGGATGGCACCCCGCAACCGGCGCCGACGCGGGTCGAGGGTGGCCTGAGCGAACAGGTGGAAAACTTCGAAAAGAGCCTGATCGCCGCCGAGCTGGCCCGCTCCCACAACTCGCTGCGCAGCCTTGCCGAAGCCTTGGGTATTCCACGCAAGACCCTGCATGACAAACTGCGCAAACACGGCCTGAGCTTCGGCGACAGCAGCGCCAGTTCTGGTAGCGACGACATCGATTGA
- the cysQ gene encoding 3'(2'),5'-bisphosphate nucleotidase CysQ, whose amino-acid sequence MNFPHPLLAPVIDLALKAGEAILPFWRANVSVTSKADESPVTAADLAAHHLIVQGLTALDPSIPVLSEEDADIPRDVRAGWQRWWLVDPLDGTKEFISGSEEFTVNIALIEQGRVVFGVVSMPTSGRCYFGGAGLGAWRADKGEAPVAIHVRDSLTAGEAFTVVASRRHTSPEQERLLAGLSATLGELQLANIGSSLKFCLLAEGAADCYPRLAPTSQWDTAAAQGVLEGAGGEVLDLSGAPFCYPARESLLNGFFLALPAKAAWRGRLLELARG is encoded by the coding sequence ATGAATTTTCCCCACCCGTTGCTGGCGCCGGTGATCGATCTGGCCTTGAAGGCCGGCGAGGCGATCCTGCCGTTCTGGCGCGCCAACGTCTCCGTCACCAGCAAGGCCGACGAGTCGCCGGTGACCGCGGCCGACCTGGCGGCCCACCACCTGATCGTGCAGGGCCTGACCGCGCTGGACCCGAGCATCCCGGTGCTCTCCGAAGAAGACGCCGACATCCCTCGGGACGTGCGTGCCGGCTGGCAGCGCTGGTGGCTGGTGGACCCGCTGGACGGTACCAAGGAATTCATCTCCGGCAGCGAAGAGTTCACCGTCAATATCGCCCTGATCGAACAGGGGCGGGTGGTGTTTGGCGTGGTGTCGATGCCGACCAGCGGTCGCTGCTATTTCGGCGGCGCCGGCCTTGGGGCATGGCGCGCGGACAAGGGCGAGGCGCCGGTGGCGATCCACGTGCGTGACAGCCTGACGGCGGGTGAAGCCTTCACCGTGGTCGCCAGCCGTCGGCATACCAGCCCCGAGCAGGAACGTCTGTTGGCCGGGCTGAGCGCGACCCTGGGCGAGTTGCAGCTGGCGAACATCGGCAGCTCGTTGAAGTTCTGCCTGCTGGCCGAAGGCGCGGCGGATTGTTATCCGCGTCTGGCACCGACCTCGCAGTGGGACACCGCGGCGGCCCAAGGCGTGCTGGAGGGTGCTGGAGGCGAGGTGCTGGATCTGAGTGGCGCGCCGTTCTGCTACCCGGCGCGGGAGTCGCTGCTCAACGGCTTCTTCCTGGCGCTGCCGGCCAAGGCCGCATGGCGTGGGCGCTTGCTGGAACTGGCGCGGGGCTGA